One genomic region from Streptomyces venezuelae encodes:
- a CDS encoding class I SAM-dependent methyltransferase, which yields MDTAGSPGPSRPQGRVLGPRRNRDADWNAWPVADYLAENYRRLHPCDVGVIRHHAAVYRTFAPGALGRTLELGAGPNLYPLMQAGAASLRVDALEPSAANVRYLRQQLDDGPDDSWQPFYTLCRSLDPALPESCTEALRRVRVVPGVAEELTDGTYALASMNFVAESVTEDFAEFTALCDAFVRAVRPGGRLVASFMERMPSYRIGTGPVWPACPVDGAALRSVFAPRTTGLRIERLAKDRTLPEYGDTGVLLLTALRRDGPIP from the coding sequence ATGGACACGGCCGGGTCGCCCGGCCCCTCGCGTCCGCAGGGCCGGGTGCTGGGACCGCGCCGCAACCGTGACGCCGACTGGAACGCCTGGCCCGTCGCCGACTACCTCGCCGAGAACTACCGCAGGCTCCACCCCTGCGACGTCGGCGTCATCCGCCACCACGCCGCCGTCTACCGGACCTTCGCCCCCGGCGCCCTCGGCCGCACCCTCGAACTGGGCGCGGGACCGAACCTGTACCCCCTCATGCAGGCGGGCGCCGCCAGCCTCCGGGTCGACGCCCTGGAACCGAGCGCCGCCAACGTCCGCTACCTGCGGCAGCAGCTCGACGACGGCCCCGACGACAGCTGGCAGCCCTTCTACACCCTGTGCCGCAGCCTCGACCCGGCGCTCCCGGAGAGCTGTACGGAGGCGCTCCGCAGGGTCCGGGTCGTGCCCGGCGTCGCGGAGGAGCTGACGGACGGCACGTACGCCCTGGCGTCGATGAACTTCGTCGCGGAGAGCGTCACCGAGGACTTCGCCGAGTTCACCGCACTCTGCGACGCCTTCGTCCGGGCGGTCCGCCCCGGCGGCCGGCTCGTCGCCTCCTTCATGGAACGCATGCCGAGCTACCGCATCGGCACGGGACCGGTCTGGCCGGCCTGCCCCGTCGACGGGGCGGCCCTGCGGTCCGTCTTCGCGCCCCGCACCACCGGCCTGCGGATCGAGCGGCTCGCGAAGGACCGCACCCTGCCGGAGTACGGCGACACCGGCGTCCTGCTCCTGACCGCGCTGCGGCGTGACGGTCCCATCCCGTAG
- a CDS encoding glycosyltransferase family 4 protein, producing the protein MLPRERPRVLLLTSRPLDGAEGSDVGLASDVLEALPDVDFVWFAQWPDRRQHPPRRGRPARILTRSGAAHTPHRVQAALAGAVFARRVDLVHVFLTVGRAFPLFSRLRPLFLGGRPVVHTVTGVMDPGFLDRARPLGVTVALSESMARRLRAADFGDVRVVPPMIDLDAWPYLPRPKGYPVVLFAGYHGPRGGAETVIDAAAEAWREGARFRLVLAVRGRPGQRAGLLDEALRERAGAAGLPDVEVLGHVENMRDLITSVHVLLYPPDSLGGKADIPLTVLQSLASGRPAILSDLPQFADFGHAVLRAPAGDARRTGQQLAWLLDQPRSWDVLAERGRSLAEDHFGPERFAARYAALYRELLA; encoded by the coding sequence ATGCTCCCCCGTGAGCGCCCACGCGTACTTCTCCTGACCAGCCGCCCGCTCGACGGGGCGGAGGGTTCGGACGTCGGGCTCGCCTCCGACGTCCTCGAAGCGCTGCCCGACGTCGACTTCGTCTGGTTCGCCCAGTGGCCGGACCGCCGGCAGCACCCGCCGCGCCGCGGGCGCCCCGCCCGCATCCTCACCCGGAGCGGTGCCGCCCACACCCCGCACCGGGTCCAGGCCGCGCTCGCCGGGGCCGTGTTCGCGCGCCGGGTCGACCTGGTCCATGTCTTCCTCACCGTGGGCCGTGCTTTTCCCCTCTTCTCCCGGCTCCGACCGCTGTTCCTCGGGGGGCGGCCGGTCGTCCACACCGTGACCGGGGTGATGGACCCCGGCTTCCTGGACCGCGCCAGGCCCCTGGGGGTGACGGTCGCCCTGTCGGAGTCGATGGCGCGGCGGCTGCGGGCCGCGGACTTCGGGGACGTACGGGTCGTCCCGCCCATGATCGACCTGGACGCCTGGCCGTACCTGCCGCGTCCGAAGGGCTATCCGGTGGTCCTCTTCGCCGGGTACCACGGTCCGCGGGGCGGTGCGGAGACGGTGATCGACGCGGCGGCCGAGGCGTGGCGGGAGGGGGCGCGGTTCCGGCTGGTGCTCGCGGTGCGCGGGCGGCCGGGGCAGCGCGCCGGTCTCCTGGACGAGGCGCTGCGGGAGCGGGCCGGCGCGGCGGGGCTGCCCGACGTCGAGGTCCTCGGCCACGTCGAGAACATGCGGGACCTGATCACCTCGGTGCACGTGCTGCTCTATCCGCCGGACTCGCTCGGCGGGAAGGCGGACATCCCGCTGACCGTGCTCCAGTCTCTGGCCTCGGGGCGTCCGGCGATCCTGAGCGACCTGCCGCAGTTCGCGGACTTCGGCCACGCGGTGCTGCGGGCGCCGGCGGGCGACGCGCGCCGCACCGGGCAGCAGCTGGCGTGGCTGCTCGACCAGCCGCGCTCCTGGGACGTGCTCGCGGAGCGGGGCCGGTCGCTGGCCGAGGACCACTTCGGTCCCGAGCGGTTCGCCGCCCGGTACGCGGCGCTCTACCGGGAGCTCCTGGCCTGA
- a CDS encoding PIG-L deacetylase family protein, with protein sequence MSDDPLTSFVRTVVGSGAPMLVLSPHLDDAVLSCGGLLGWAGRRAPVTVATLFTEAAPPPYALSARQYLKRTGTEDAEELFAARRAEDRHVLELLDVRSRHIGLVDGLFRRLPRPRAGTERLARLVPELALVYPTYRLHLARGRISAGDADTLRAVGETVESLLPARSGGVLLAPLGVGGHADHVLCRTAAELSGRRVVYYEGPFAGPVPPEACRDGRKGRLGGGGA encoded by the coding sequence ATGTCGGACGACCCGCTGACCAGCTTCGTCCGGACCGTCGTCGGATCGGGCGCCCCCATGCTCGTGCTCTCGCCGCACCTGGACGACGCCGTGCTGTCCTGCGGCGGACTGCTCGGCTGGGCGGGGCGGCGGGCGCCGGTGACCGTCGCGACGCTGTTCACGGAGGCCGCGCCACCGCCGTACGCCCTCTCGGCCCGGCAGTACCTGAAGCGGACGGGGACCGAGGACGCGGAGGAACTGTTCGCAGCCCGGCGGGCCGAGGACCGGCACGTCCTGGAGCTGCTCGACGTCCGCTCGCGCCACATCGGCCTCGTCGACGGCCTGTTCCGCCGCCTTCCGCGCCCGCGCGCCGGTACGGAACGGCTCGCCCGGCTGGTGCCCGAACTGGCCCTCGTCTACCCGACGTACCGGCTCCACCTGGCGCGGGGCCGGATCTCCGCGGGCGACGCCGACACCCTGCGCGCGGTCGGCGAGACCGTCGAGTCGCTGCTGCCCGCGCGCTCCGGCGGCGTCCTGCTGGCCCCGCTGGGCGTCGGCGGACACGCCGACCACGTCCTGTGCCGCACCGCCGCCGAACTGAGCGGCCGCCGGGTCGTCTACTACGAGGGGCCCTTCGCGGGGCCCGTACCGCCGGAGGCGTGTCGTGACGGCCGGAAGGGGCGCCTCGGGGGCGGAGGTGCGTGA
- a CDS encoding glycosyltransferase family 4 protein, which produces MTGTRNVILVAVSGPDGAATSSLVHRLATLLRQRSVPVVTAQCQGCFLCRRFPVPPRVRDAGEPGELWARRASDPERRGSLLRRAHASLDAAESAVRIAVALLTAAARAHGGQAVVLTDRGPLDGLATFDPPASSVAARVLRRIAERCGLTLLVETGPEALPGHGRREAPAAAAGRWYRYRAWSVRLPRVARVDSGRAPSLLAAAALEQVLDVVRERAASGAEETDGGTSGGGWSGGQKDAVEHTGPRSAGTGLGGLTCGGTERGGEVPPHVVVSVYDDAGDRGHHGGGAALIVGKVVRRLAEDFCVTVVTASRRAGTEYRDGVRYVRLPVRRAGPRAGRLAFLALLPFVARRIRHDLWLESFTPPFSTGFLPLATRAPVVGIDRGGGAAVPRRRSPVSFLRRLGLRRYRHIVAMNAADGSAIRRLSPRADVQVFAEGVDPRLPDESRLGNGQFILFLGRIDTWAKGLDLLLDAYDRARPPLDLLLAGSGTPAEERRLAALLAARPDPRIHWVGYADEKRKRQLLRDSAFLVLPSRHETFGRVVLEGMSYGKPVLHFDLPALRWTRDGGSVAVPPFDVVAFGERMGELAREPALRRDLGRRSALASQHCTWDEMTGRCLALAHRLLDAPAAARLPRRGTSCRTTR; this is translated from the coding sequence GTGACAGGTACACGGAACGTCATCCTCGTCGCTGTGTCCGGTCCGGACGGCGCGGCCACGTCCTCGCTGGTCCACAGGCTGGCGACGCTGCTGCGCCAGCGGAGCGTCCCGGTCGTCACCGCACAGTGCCAAGGCTGCTTCCTGTGCCGCAGGTTCCCGGTTCCGCCACGGGTGAGGGATGCGGGGGAACCGGGTGAGCTGTGGGCACGGCGGGCTTCGGACCCCGAGCGCCGTGGGTCCCTCCTCCGCCGTGCCCACGCGTCCCTCGACGCCGCCGAGTCGGCGGTCCGGATCGCGGTCGCCCTGCTGACGGCGGCCGCACGGGCGCACGGCGGGCAGGCCGTGGTCCTGACCGACCGGGGGCCCCTCGACGGCCTGGCGACCTTCGACCCGCCCGCCTCGTCGGTGGCCGCGCGCGTCCTCCGCCGGATCGCGGAGCGGTGCGGTCTGACGCTGCTCGTGGAGACCGGGCCCGAGGCGCTGCCCGGACACGGCCGGCGGGAGGCCCCCGCCGCTGCGGCCGGCCGGTGGTACCGCTACCGGGCCTGGTCCGTACGGCTGCCGCGAGTGGCGCGCGTCGACAGCGGGCGGGCCCCGTCGCTCCTCGCCGCCGCCGCCTTGGAGCAGGTCCTCGACGTGGTGCGGGAGCGGGCCGCGAGCGGCGCGGAGGAGACCGACGGGGGCACGAGCGGGGGCGGCTGGAGCGGGGGCCAGAAGGACGCCGTCGAGCACACGGGCCCGAGGAGCGCGGGCACCGGGCTCGGGGGCCTGACGTGCGGAGGCACCGAGCGCGGAGGCGAGGTGCCTCCGCACGTGGTCGTGTCCGTCTACGACGACGCCGGGGACCGCGGCCACCACGGCGGCGGCGCCGCCCTGATCGTCGGCAAGGTGGTCCGCAGGCTGGCGGAGGACTTCTGTGTGACGGTCGTGACGGCGAGCCGCCGCGCCGGGACCGAGTACCGGGACGGCGTCCGGTACGTCCGACTGCCGGTGCGCCGGGCAGGCCCGCGAGCCGGGCGGCTGGCGTTCCTGGCTCTGCTGCCGTTCGTGGCCCGCCGCATCCGGCACGACCTGTGGCTGGAGAGCTTCACTCCCCCGTTCTCGACGGGCTTCCTGCCGCTGGCGACCCGCGCGCCGGTCGTCGGCATCGACCGGGGCGGCGGCGCCGCCGTGCCACGGCGCCGCTCCCCCGTGTCGTTCCTCCGGCGGCTCGGGCTGCGCCGCTACCGGCACATCGTGGCGATGAACGCGGCGGACGGCTCGGCGATCCGGCGGCTCAGCCCCCGGGCCGACGTCCAGGTCTTCGCCGAGGGCGTGGACCCGCGCCTCCCCGACGAGTCCCGGCTCGGCAACGGGCAGTTCATCCTCTTCCTGGGACGGATCGACACCTGGGCCAAGGGCCTCGACCTGCTCCTCGACGCCTACGACCGGGCCCGCCCGCCCCTGGACCTGCTGCTCGCGGGCAGTGGCACGCCCGCCGAGGAGCGCCGGCTCGCGGCGCTCCTCGCCGCCCGGCCCGACCCGCGGATCCACTGGGTCGGGTACGCCGACGAGAAGCGCAAGCGGCAGCTCCTGCGCGACAGCGCCTTCCTCGTGCTGCCCTCCCGCCACGAGACGTTCGGCCGGGTGGTCCTCGAAGGGATGTCGTACGGCAAGCCCGTCCTCCACTTCGACCTGCCCGCCCTGCGGTGGACGCGCGACGGCGGCTCCGTGGCGGTCCCGCCGTTCGACGTGGTGGCCTTCGGCGAGCGGATGGGCGAGCTCGCCCGCGAGCCGGCCCTCCGCCGCGACCTGGGCCGGCGCTCCGCGCTCGCCTCCCAGCACTGCACGTGGGACGAGATGACGGGCCGCTGTCTGGCCCTGGCCCACCGGCTCCTGGACGCACCCGCCGCCGCACGGCTGCCGAGGAGGGGGACGTCATGTCGGACGACCCGCTGA
- a CDS encoding glycosyltransferase family 2 protein — translation MSSDAHPLRRSTDRVPGSGTSTVSLVLTVRPDGQDPGNALDLLLGQIPEYVRDVVLIGGPTGAGPARDGMTVRALGAWDFTRGDIPHAGLRAATGDLIVLMDADGSMSPHEIPHYLHYLESGFDFVKGSRFIAGGAVADYPLGRRLGHRALLRVARRLYGQQLTDLWYGFCAFRRGFVDLLDLREDGVELGAELVTHALHYGLRVAEVPSRELPSGHGPSHPRTVRDGARILGTLLDERPHNALSRFAHGSLRRARAGPSPVDESRPGG, via the coding sequence ATGAGCAGTGACGCGCACCCCCTCCGCCGGTCGACCGACCGGGTGCCCGGCTCCGGCACCAGCACCGTGAGCCTCGTCCTGACGGTCCGCCCCGACGGACAGGACCCGGGGAACGCGCTCGACCTGCTGCTCGGCCAGATTCCGGAGTACGTGCGGGACGTGGTCCTCATCGGCGGGCCGACGGGCGCGGGACCCGCGCGGGACGGGATGACCGTCCGGGCGCTCGGGGCCTGGGACTTCACCAGGGGCGACATTCCGCACGCGGGGCTGCGCGCGGCCACCGGTGATCTGATCGTGCTGATGGACGCCGACGGCAGCATGTCGCCGCACGAGATTCCGCACTACCTGCATTACCTGGAAAGCGGATTCGACTTCGTCAAGGGCTCCCGTTTCATCGCGGGCGGGGCCGTCGCCGACTATCCCCTCGGGCGACGCCTCGGCCACCGTGCTCTCCTGCGCGTCGCACGCCGGCTGTACGGTCAGCAGCTCACCGATCTCTGGTACGGGTTCTGCGCGTTCCGGCGGGGTTTCGTCGACCTCCTCGACCTGCGCGAGGACGGCGTCGAACTCGGCGCCGAACTCGTGACGCACGCCCTGCACTACGGGCTGCGCGTCGCCGAGGTGCCCAGTCGCGAACTGCCGAGCGGCCACGGCCCCTCGCACCCGCGCACGGTTCGTGACGGTGCCCGCATCCTCGGCACGCTCCTCGACGAGCGGCCGCACAACGCCCTCTCGCGGTTCGCCCACGGCAGCCTCCGGCGCGCCCGCGCCGGCCCCTCTCCGGTTGACGAATCACGTCCCGGGGGCTGA